CACTACTAGAATTCAATCctaaagttttttttgaaaagcattCAATCCTAAAGTTAATTAAATCCTAATGGGGACCCATTCTATAGTATAGTCtacctttaattttttttgaacacaAATAACCAAATCAATTAAGAAGAAGCAGACGGCACAGAGGCCAGTACATTAGATTGGACAATGTCAATAAGTTGAGAAGGAACCTCCTCAATCCACACAACctcaccaaaagaaaaagataaagaaGCTAAGGTAAAGAGAACACCTCAAAGTTTGAAAGCAAAAAATTACAATCTCTAACAATAAAATCTAAAAAAGAGCAACCACCAGTCCGTTTCCATGCTTCAACTAACGGTAAGCAATCTGATTCAAATTCAACCCTCCGAAAACCAAGATCCCTCGCCAACGTCATGGACCACCGCATGGATAAAGCTTCAGCCACTATAGGGGTCATAACCGGGCCATAGTCTACCTTTAATTCAATCCTATAGTTATCCACAAATTTACATATTTCTTTTTTCTAaacttagaaaaataaaatacaatttaTTTTCTCAAGAATTAGAAAATGGATAATGTACAAAAAAATCTAATCCATTCTGATGATGTTGACATCGTTGTGGCCCCCGCATTGTGTTATTCTATTTTCCATTTCGATTTCCATTCTCCCAAACACACAAAAATCGTTTCATTTTCCCTCACATTTCTATTATTCCCAGAAATGATTCCGACCACCGGCGTTCCCAAGAAGAGGCAGCGCACCGCCGCTACCCGCCATTCcttcaccgccgccaccaccaccaacaacaaaACATTCACCCGAAACTCTCCAAGCACCACCACCGGCGACGCCCTCTACTTTAACGACGCATCCACCGCCGACATCATCCTCCGCCTTTTCATCGACACTGCCGATTCCCCGCTGGAATCCTCCCCCTCCGTCGAGGACTCCGACCTCCACGTATACCTCCACTCCACCATTCTCCGCCGCGCCAAATACTTCTCCGCCCTATTGTCCGACCGCTGGATCGGCCTCGTCCATCCTCATACGTCTTCGCCGGaaaactcctcctcctccgGTTCCGATCGCGGCGAACTATTCCGCCTCAACCTCGGAGTTTCTCCCACTCCAGGCTCGATCCAGAACCACCTCACCGTGCTGGAGCTTCTCTACACGAGCGATTTCGCCAACACCGTCAATAACGCCTCCACCGCGCTGGATCTGCTCCCGGTGGCGCTGGAATTGCTGTTCGAGGAGTGCGTTCGCTGGTGTGTAGCGTTTCTGGAAGCGGTGCCGTGGACGGAGGAGGAAGAGAACAGGGTGGTGAGCTTGATCCCTTTCCTGAACGAGGAAGAATCGAAGGAGCTCGTGGCTAGGGTTTCTCCTGTCGGTGAAGATGCATGCGAAGCGATGCTCGAAGGTCTGATCTCTTCGGCGATGAACAATTACCAGAACACGGCGTTCGTGAAGGCGTTTGTGGGGAAGATACTGAGGGATTTGTCGTCGAGGGAAACGGCGAAGAGGGTGTTGGAGAGCGCGTTCAGGAGGAGCTTGAAGACGGTGAAGGAGTCGCTGGAGGATTATTCGAGCCCTGTGTTCAGAGGGGACCATAATGAGACGGAAGCGATTCAGAGGTTGAATCTGCATAAGGCTTCGACGAATGGGAAGCATCTTCTGTGGTTGGTGGAGAGGATGATTGAGCTGAGGGTGGCGGATGTGGCGGTGCGTGAGTGGAGTGAGCAAGCTCCGTTCACCGCTGATTTGCAGAGGGCTTTCCGTGATGATGCCTGGAGGAACATTGTGCCTGGTCTTCCTGCTGTTATTCTTCGCTGCACCTCTAAGCTTGCTAATGCTGTTTGTGCTGGTACAATTTTGGCTTCTACTCAGGTACCTACTTGCTCATTGTTATTGTTTTTCTGTGTTGTTTCTGATACCTGTGTGTGCTTGAGTGGAGAGTGTGGGGATTGGGGGAATTGGATTTGAATGTTAAAATAATTTGAATGTTAAGGAATAACTATTTCCAATTACTGGCCTCCTGGGATTGGTTTTGAAAAGTGAACATTTCTTTTATGGTTTGAGACACTGTAAGTTATTATAGGCTTGACTATCTGAGTTGAGCCGGTAGGGCATTGCCTATGTTTGGACATTGAAAGGGTAGTAGAAGAAAATAGAATATAGGATGGAATGAGTGGAGTGGAGTGAAATGGAGCGGAATAGAATTGTTGTGGTTAGGATCTTGGAAGTATGAACTATCCTATTCCGATAAGACAACTTGAGATTGGATAAACTGGATCGGTTACAATGAAGAGTGGTGGTGTACCTGCATAAAACACTCTGACATGCTTAGTTAAGAGTTTTGGTGCGATTATTATAGAATGATTAAGTATACCTCAATGGGTTAGTTTGATAGATATTCCAGGTTGTTCATACAGTTTCTCATGCGCTAGGCAGTTAAGCTTGACATGACTGTCTAGCACGTGCGTGATTCTGTGGTGGCTAACCGCCTGGGAATCTTGGCAAAATGTTATATGCTTACGTGTCATTCTTAGTGCGAGCTTGTTAGGGAAGATAACTTATTGGGCTTTGGATTTATGTTGTGGCCTGTTTTGTAGTCTGGGCCTCGAATTCGCGTAGTTGGATCCCGGTCAGGAATAAATTTATCATCGACATTATTTGAACTTTAATATCAGTTATGCTATATGGTATGAGTGTATTCTGAACGAATTGTGCAAATTTGATGATGTGTGTGTGCGTTTTAACAAGCAGTCCATCCTAAGAAGGTAATAGATATTACAGTCTCATCACCCGCTTCGCCGGAAAACATTTGTGTCACAACTCACAACCCTCTG
This portion of the Lotus japonicus ecotype B-129 chromosome 3, LjGifu_v1.2 genome encodes:
- the LOC130747464 gene encoding BTB/POZ domain-containing protein At3g05675-like, producing the protein MIPTTGVPKKRQRTAATRHSFTAATTTNNKTFTRNSPSTTTGDALYFNDASTADIILRLFIDTADSPLESSPSVEDSDLHVYLHSTILRRAKYFSALLSDRWIGLVHPHTSSPENSSSSGSDRGELFRLNLGVSPTPGSIQNHLTVLELLYTSDFANTVNNASTALDLLPVALELLFEECVRWCVAFLEAVPWTEEEENRVVSLIPFLNEEESKELVARVSPVGEDACEAMLEGLISSAMNNYQNTAFVKAFVGKILRDLSSRETAKRVLESAFRRSLKTVKESLEDYSSPVFRGDHNETEAIQRLNLHKASTNGKHLLWLVERMIELRVADVAVREWSEQAPFTADLQRAFRDDAWRNIVPGLPAVILRCTSKLANAVCAGTILASTQVRRKLVEEWLPVLVVCKDNVSPVSPSNKSLYLELEETFLRIISTLPMSDAQELLQRCLSFSTRNVEDCPHLVSAFNTWFRRAAQPLKPDCLFDQ